From the Pseudodesulfovibrio indicus genome, the window GGAAAACCACGCGCGCTGGCCGGTCTTCGTTGTCCGTGCCGTGCCGAGGAAGGCCGAGAACTCACCAAAGCCGCACGGCGCCGCTTCCGCCTCCTCGCACCGAACAACGACACCGATATCCTACCGAATACAATGACAGGATTTACAGTGCGGTATGCAGCTTAAACGACATCTGGCGGTACGATACGTTGAAGGACGATCCCGCGTATAGCCGACGAGACTTATGTCTAGTTTGACACAATACCCCTCCGCCCCACATTCAGCAAGGCACCGGCAATCAACTGGAGGCCGCAGGAGCGGGATCACCCAACCAGTCGCGATGGCGGGACAAAACGAGAATATATCCGATGGGTGTGTCCGATCCGTGTTTGGACGAGATAAAAGAAAAAGGACACCAACTTGCGTTGATGTCCTTGTTCTTTAGTGGCGGAGCCGAAGGGACTCGAACCCTCGGCCTCCGGAAAAGGCAGAGAAAAACCTGCCGCTACCACGGCATCCGCCACCTCGCGGCCATGGAACTGTTTCACGCGGGGCACCCGGTCTCGCTGATACAGCGAATCCTGCGCCACAAGAACCCGAACACGACGGCCCGCTATCTGCACGAGCTTGGGCTCGACAACGCGCTCGAACAGATCGATGGGACCTTCTAGGCTGCGCCTATAAAATAGCCGCTAAAAAACAAGGCCGGGGCGAAATCCCTGGCCTTCCTTTTAGGTTGGAAAACATTACCAGAAGGAGATATAGACCAAGCGAAAAGGCCCAACAATCATGCCACTCTGAGTTGCAAGATTAAACACGAAAAGGATGTGACCCATGTCTTGGAAGGATATTCTAACCCAGGCGGTAAAAGACGTAATCGAAATAAACAGAAAAGTATGGGAAGAGGAAATAAAGCCCAGCCTACAGTTTCAATCTGCGATGAAAGCCATGATTGAACAAGATTATGTGTCTGCATTTAATTTGCATATACAGGTTGTGAAGAACAATCCTATCGCTATGTACCATGTTGGGTGCATGCTGTTTACAGGACGCGGTGTTGCAAAAGACTACATGTTGGGATTCGAAACAATTAAGGCCGCATCAGCATGTATTCCCCAGGCTTTAATATCTATAGCTCAGATATATTCAATAGGTTATCCTGGTATCCCACCCAACAAAAAATCCGCTTTGAAATGGTTTACCATATCTACTGTTGTAGATCAGGAATTTTCAGCGCTAAGACGGGATAAAATTGAACACGAGTTGACTGATGATGAAATCTTAGACGCACAAAAGGAAGCAAAGGAATGGATAGAAACTCACCCAGAGTGGAACACCTGGATAGAGGGAAAGGCGTATGAAGCAATTATGCAACAACAAATTAAACAATCTTTCGCGGACTAGCGAAGTCATGCATTCAAGAGGGACGAAATGTTAGACATCTTCACTCCAATCATCCCCGAAGACAAATTACATCCCAATTTCAAAGTGCTGAGGGCAGAGTCGAATAGGTATGCACGAAATACCATTTCAAGCTGGACAGAGGGGTTTGTTGACCGTGACGGGAAGATAATCCAAGAATTTCAGTCTACTTTCAATTCCTCGTTCTGGGAATTCTACCTCAATGCATCGTTTAATACGTTGGGTTTTAACATCGACTACTCATACGACAGGCCAGATTTTTTGCTAGATAAAGGGGGCCGAACCTATGCAGTTGAAGCAACCATATCGAATCACCCAGATGGAGCAGCACCCGAATGGGAAAAAGGGCCCATACCCAAAATCACTGCGGACATGTGGTTCCAAATTATCAATCTATCAACGATCCGACTTGCAAACGCAATTTTTTCTAAACACAAAAAATTTTTAAATAGCTACGCTAAACTCGATCACGTTAAGAATAACCCTTTTATTCTATGTGTAGCCCCTTTTGAGCAACCCCTCTTCTTTGAACAGGCTGACAATGCAATCAGGCGTGTTCTCTACAAATTCAGCGCCCCACTATACATCAAAGATGAAGACACCGGGAAAGTTAGAGTCGTTGGCGAGGAACATATTGAAAAGGTCGTTAAGCATAATGACCAAATAATTGATCTTGGATTTTTCACCAATGACAAGATGAAAGAAATAAGTGCTATCATTTTTAGCAATACGGCTACGACAACTAAGGCAAAAGCTTTAGATAGCGCAAATCATCCGACAACACTTTTTCATGCAACGAGGTTCCAACAGGGGGCGTGGGATACTCCGTATTCTATCGTCGGCCTCGGAGAAGAATACCATGAGACTCTCTTAGATGGATTACACATTTTTCTTAATCCGTTTGCGGAAAGGCCAATCGATCCAGACCAATTTTTCAGCGAAGAGATATCACTACACACCTATGACCCTGTTGAAGAGCTTCCACTTGAATTCGTAAATGATGGAGCTCTTCTTTCTCACGGCTGCATATCATTTCACTCAAAGGAGACTATCAACGACCTAAAACTCCAGCAAAAGGATCTTGAATTCAAAGACTATTCGTTCGAGTGGGAAGAGGACAAATTGTACCCCCTTACAGCGACTGTAGGCACAGGAATGAATAACCATTTAGCGCATTACTGCGGATGGACAATCGTGGTCTTTCAAGATTCTATAGATAAAGATTGGGGGGCATTCGCAAAGGGTGAACAAGTTTATACTATCCAGAGATTCATATCCTTGGGCGACAAAAAGGGAATGTTATCACCACATGATTTCTATGACACAAAAGAAGCGGCATTTGATGAAATCAAAAAATTAATCAATGAACATGTTAAACTTGTTTCAGTGTAGCTTGTATACAAACCCACCAGGAGACATTTTGTTGTGCCATTACTTTTAAAAAATGCTACAGAATCGATTCAAATCGGTGTAGAAGACTTTGAAAACGCAGATGAGAAGAGGCACCGCTCCGCGGTGAGAAACATCTATGCGGGCATCCTACTTCTATACAAGCACCAGCTTTCAAACATGTCTCCCAAAAACAGTAATGACATATTAGTCAAACGAGAAATCGTCCCGAACCTTTCCAAAGATGGAGAGATCAACTTCATAGGATCTGGAAAGCGAACTGTAGATGTTAATGGTATCAGAAGAAATTTCAACAGGCTAAATATCAAAGTTGATTGGGATAGGTTTGAAAAACTACAAACACTTAGGAATGACATAGAACACTACTACTCAGACAAGAGTATAAATGCCATAAAAAAGGAAATCTTTTCGCATGCGTTTGCACTAATCAATGACTTCATCTGTCACTATCTTGTAAAGAGACCAGCCGAGATTCTTGGCGAGGAGTATTGGAAAGTGCTCCTGGAGAATAATGATGTCTTTCAGGATGCTAGGAAGAGATGTCTAGAAAGCTTGAATGACATTGAGTGGAAATATTGTTCTTTTACAAAAATTTTATCACGATTACGGTGCCCTGAGTGCAATTCTCCTTTAGTTCGAACAAATGAAACAGGTGCATACCGCACGGATATGATCTTAGTCTGCGATCAAGAAAATCACGAATTCACACTGGGTGGAGTACTAGAATCGGCGATTGAAGACGCTTTCTGGGCAGACAATTATGTAGCTGCCAAAGATGGTGATGATCCAGTATTAGGAGCCTGCCCAAACTGCCAACGTAAAGCATACATATTTGAAGAGGACATTTGTTTTATGTGCGAAGAATCTCGTTCTTATCGCGAGTGCTCTGTTTGTGGTGAAGACCTATCTCTCGATGAACAAGAATTTAATGGATTATGCGGTTATCATTACCATCAAATGACCAAGGATGATTAATACATACCAGATAAAAATCATGAAAATATTTAGATTCATCATACTCCTTGCAGCAATAGTGTATGTAGTTCTTCATATTGTTTGGAGCAATCAAGAAGAATTTTTCCCTGGCGCAATTGAAGTAGATGATCTGTTATTCATATTATCATCTGGGTACTTCGTGTCTTATATTTTTTATTATGTGTACGTTGCAAGGCCCCTGCATACAAAAAGAAAAAACAGACAAGAACTTGCAAAAAGACTTCTTTGCACAATCGTTTTCTCATGCCAAGAGATAGGTCGTGTTTTAAACTTAAAAAATGGGTTTGAAGGCTGCTCCGGAAGAAATATATCAAACAAAATGGACATCATCAAATCTGGAGCTGAATTCGATATGAACATATTTTCGCTGACAAGAAGTGGCGAAGCCAGACTTATAAAGATAGATGACTACATCATTAGATATTGCAAACTCGCATCTGCTATCTGTGAAAAATATATTTTCTTTGTTGAAGATGAATTCCAAGAGCTTATCCCATTTATCATGGAATGCACTGAAAGTGCCAGAGATGTTATCACTGACTATGAATATCACCTCCAAGGGTTCGACACTAAACACGGAGATTGGCATAGAAAAATTCCAACAGTGTTTTACAGAACACAAGACCTCATTGCAAAAGCTAAAAAAGTACTTGATTGGCCGATAGACACAACCAAAGAGAGCGATGTGAAGCTTCACATCCCACTTAAGAAGCGGTGATCAAAAGCCTACAGGCTGACACACAGACTTCCCAAATTAAACCGTACGATAAGACCTCCATTCGGAAGCCACCAAAAAGCAGGACACACAACCCGTTGTTATTACCACCTAAAACAAACGGCATATGCTCTATGGATGTGCCCGATGTTTGTCGGACTAGAAAACTGAAAAAGGACACCAACTTTCGTTGATGTCCTTGTTCTTTAGTGGCGGAGCCGAAGGGACTCGAACCCTCGGCCTCCGGCGTGACAGGCCGGCGTTATAACCAACTTAACTACGGCTCCGCTTATATAATAAAGGGTGTTAAGCTCCCCTTTATACCAACTGTGGTGGGCGCGACAGGGCTCGAACCTGTGACCCTCGGCTTGTAAGGCCGATGCTCTCCCAGCTGAGCTACGCGCCCGCAGGAAGAGTGTGTTTAGCTTGGCTTTCCGTGCTTGTCAACCCTATTTCGGTTGTCCCTGCGCACTGTTGGCCTAAGCCCCATCCGCGTTCAGCGAAGGGCATACTGCCCATACGCCCTTCTTTTGTCAACGCTTTTCGACAAAAAAATTACAGTATGCAACCGGCTGAAATCAATTAACTATTTCGCCGACCACAGGAGGCGGCTTCCCTTGCGGGCCAGCCAGCCCACGGGCAGGCCGCGATAATAGAGGCCCACAGGCCCCTTGCCGGACCGGAACGGGACGCTCTGGCCCGCCAGGAGCCGCTCCAGCACCGCCGTGTCGTCCGCGTCGAACACGTCGCAGGTGGCGCGGGACGGGTCGCCGGGCAGCAGGACGCGGGCCAGGGGGCCGGGCGTGAACTTGGCGCGCTCGGCGCGGCCCGCCACCTTGCCCAGCGGGAACCCCTGCCAGCGCACCGCGCCGGGGATCAGGTCCAGGGCTCGCTCGTACAGGAAGAACGCCTTGCCGCCGAAGTCGTAGACCTCGCCCGGGGGCAGCCCGGAGAGGTCCAGCCCGTCGCCGCCGACCATCTTCGAAAGGTTCAGCCGGGTGCCGGGGAGGTCCCGTTTTTGCGCACCGCGCACCGCCGTTGCGCTCCCGCCGCCCCGCTTCACGAACCGGGCGAGGAAGAACCCCTGGCCCTCGGAGTCGTCGGCCACGCGCAGGATGCCGTCCATGCCGTCCTTGAGCGGCGGGGCGAACACGAACCCCTCCGGCTCGGCGAGCGGCTCCAGGTCGAGATCAAGCGTCTCCATGGCCCAGGCCACCTGGTCCTCGTTCTCCTCGATGTTGGTGGTGCAGGTGGAATAGAGGACCACGCCGCCCGGGGCGAGCATGTCAGCCGCGCGGGCCAGGAGCGTCTTTTGCAAGGCCACCAGCGGGGCCGTCTTGGACCCGGACCAGACCTCCATGACCTTGGGATTCTTGTCCACGGTCCCCCAGCCGCTGCACGGCGGGTCGAGCTGGATGCGCTCCCAGGCCCCGTCGTCGAAGGGCAGGTCCTGGGCCATGGCCTTGGCCGTGGCCGTATTGACCGACCCGGTGCGGCGCAGGTTGGCGCGCAGGGTGGCCAGCCTGTCGGCGGACGGCTCGGACGCGAACACGAATCCCTGCGGCCCGACCAGGCGGGAGAGCAGGCTGGTCTTGCTGCCCGGCGCGGAGCACATGTCGAGCACCGCGCTGCCCTCCTCCGGGGCCAGGGCCAGGGGCGGCAGCATGGACGACCGGTCCTGGATGTAGATGAGGCCGAAGCGCGCGGCCAGGCTTTCACCAAGGGGGAAAGGCTCATGGATCAGCTTGCGGGCGAATGCGTAGAACGGCTCCGGGCCGAACTCGAACCCCTGCGCCCGCAACAGCCCCTCGACCACCGGGACGGCCCGCTCGTCGCAGACCAGCCGGAAGGTGCGTCCGATATAAGTCATGTACACTCCCTGAAGGCGGCTTCGAGCCGACCCGCGCCTTGCGGATGCGGCCGGTCGCCCACGGCAGCAATAGCGGCTATCCCGCACCTTATCAACACTCTTGGCCCTTTGCATCCGGGGCGGAAACTGGTACAAGGACATCCCGTACGCACCCGTACGTCCCAACATACCTTATTCAGATTACACATACCTTATTGGAGGCATGCATGCATAAAAGACCCGTAACCACCGCCCTGCTCGTTTTTGCGACAATCCTGCTCCTGGCCGCCCCGGCCCTGGCCCAGGGAGCAAAGACCTTCGCGGTGCTGCCCTTCGAGTACAACGGGCCTCAGAAATACGAATACTTCGCCAAGGCGATCCAGGCCAGCCTGTCGAGCGACCTGGAGTGGATAGGCCGCGTGGAGCCGACCCTCAAGAACCTGGACTCCGTCCCCATGCCCAAGGACAAGAGCAGCGCCCTGAACGCCCTGCGCGGCCTGGGCGTGGACTACCTCACCTACGGCGACATAGCCGTCCTGGACCGGACCGCCCACATCCGGCTCGACACGGTCAGCGCGGACGGCAATTCCTGGACCAAGAAGGGTGAAGTGGGGCTGGACGAGATCACCTCCTGGCTCGACTCCCAAAGCAAGATCATCCAGGGCGACGTCTTCAACCGCCCCGGCTACGGCACCTCCGAGAACGCCCAGGTGGCGGACAACAAGGCCGAAACGGCCGCGCCCTCCGCCTCCCCGTTCATCATGGCGGGCAGCGAACAGCAATACCAGACCCAGTCTTTGAACCCGCAGTTCCGCTACGAGGGCGGCACCGAGACCACCGGCCGCTGGAGAAGCCAGACCCTGCCCTTCTACTCCTACAACATGTTCATCGCCGACGGCGACGCCGACGGCCGCAACGAAGTCTTCATCCTCCAGGAATCCGCCATTTCCGCCTTCCGCTTCAAGGAAGGCAAGCTCCAGCACCTGAACACCTTCGAGCTGCCCGCCAACGTCATGAGCGTCCGGCTGGAAGTCGCGGACCTGAACCGCGACGGACTGCCGGAGTTCATCGTCGGCGCCTACCAGTTCCAGGACCAGGGCGGCGTCCGCGCCCCCAGGGGATTCCCGCGCTCCAGCATCCTTTCCTTCGAGGGCGGCAAGTTCAAGTACGTGGTCAAGAAGGCCGACTACTTCCTCGGCGTGCTTCGCATCCCGCCCACCTACATGCCCATCCTGGTGGGCCAGAAGAAAGGCCAGCGCGACCTGTTCGACAAGCACGTCTACGAGGCGTTCATCAAGGGCGACGAAATCGAGACCGGCCAGACCATCCCGGTCCCGGCCTTCGGCAACGTCTACAACCTGACCTACCTGCCCGACGGCATGGGCTACAACTGCGTGGTCATCAACAACAGCCACAAGCTGATCACCTACAGCCAGACCTTCGAGCGGCTGTACGAGTCCGACGAGACCTACAACAGCTCCGGCGTGGTCATCGAGACCGCGGACAAGATGGTCGGCATGGGCGGCGGCCCCACCGAGGAACACGGCATCACCTACAACATCCCGTTCCGGACCATCACCGCGCCGCTGACCTCGGACAAGCGGTATGAGCTGCTCGTCAACCGCGACCTCTCGGCCACGGCCCAGGTCTTCAAGAACTACAAGTATTACACCCAGGGCGAGATCCACTCGCTGGTCTACGACCAGGTGGGACTCAACCTGGCCTGGAAGACCCGCCGCATCAAGGGACAGGTGGCCGACATCGCCCTGGCCGACCTGAACAACGACGGCAACAAGCAGTTGTGCGTGCTGGTCAACACCTTCACCGGTTACGGCTACGGCAACCGCAAGACCGTGGTCCTGGCCTACGACCTGAACCTGGAGTAGACGGCGGCCTGGGCCGCCCGACAATATACGCATTATCAAGGAGAGAGAGTGATGCGAAAACTGCTGACCCTGCTGGCCGCGGCCATGGCCCTGACCGGCCTGCTGGCGGCGACCGCCCTGGCCGGGACCATGGTGACCTACGCCAACTTCCCGCCGGCCAAGACCTTCCCCTGCGTCCAGATGGAGCGGTGGAAGGTTGAAGTCGAAAAACGGACCAACGGCGAACTGACCGTCCAGACCTTCCCCGGCTCCACCCTGCTCGGGCCCAAGAACATGCTGCGCGGCGTCCAGACCGGACAGGCCGACATCGGTTGCATTTCCACCGCCTACTACCCCGGCGTGTTCCCGTTCATGGACGTGGTCAACCTGCCGGTGGCGTTCACCACCACCGAGGCCGCCAGCCTGACCATGTGGGACCTGTACCTCAAGTACCAGCCCGCCGAGCTCAAGGACGTCAAGGTCCTGACCCTGTTCACCTCGGCCCCGTCCCAGATCATGAGCAAGGAACCGGTCAAGGCCCTGGACGACCTGAGCGGCATGCCGCTGCGCGCCTCCGGCACCATCCTCCAGATCCTGAGCGGTCTGGGCGCCCACGGCGTGGGCATGCCCATGTCCCAGACCCCGGAAGCCCTGCAGAAGGGCGTGGTCAAGGGTCTGGTCTCCTCCTTCGACGTGCTCAAGGACTTCAACTTCGCCGAGAGCTGCCGGTACGAGACCATCACCAACCTGCCCGTCTACCCCTTTGCCGTGATCATGAACAAGGCCAAGTGGGACTCCCTGCCCGACGACGTCAAGAAGGTGCTCGACGACCTGGGCCGCGAGCAATCCCAGTGGACCGGCCAGTACCTGGACAACCACATCAAGGAATCCCTGCAGTGGTCCAAGGACCAGTATCAGGTTGAGGTCTTCGAGCTGACCGGCGCCGAGCACGACAAGATCAAGGAGCTCGGCACTCCCCTGGTGGACGAGTGGAAGGTTGCCGCGGCCAAGGCCGGCATCGACGCCGAAACCGTCCTGGCCGACATGCTCGCCCTCAAGGCCAAGTACGAAGCGAAGTAACCATGAACGGAACGGTCCCGCGCTCACGCGGGACCGTTTTTCATACTGCGGGTTTCCCATGATACGATTTCTGGACGCGGCCAGCGAACTGGTCGCCAAGGTCCTGGCATTCCTGTCCGGGCTCTTCCTTGTCGCCATGATGCTCCTGGCGTGCGCCAACATGGTCATGCGCGCCGGTTTCGGCATGCCCGTGCAGGGCACCTTCGAGCTGATGGGCTTCCTCGGCGCGGTGGTGGCCGCCTTCTCCCGGCTCCCGCCGCGCGCCTTCGCGCCGGCCGCGCGCGCGCGCCGCGCGCGCGCGCGCGCGCGGCGCCCGGCAGGCGCGCCTGCGGCGCGCGCGCCGCGCGGCGGTGGTGGCCGCCTTCTCCCTGGGCTTTGCCCAACGCCGCAAGGCGCACATCGCCGTGGGCATCCTGCTGGCGCGGTTCCCGTCCTGGTTCCGCAGGCTGGCCGACACCGCGACCAACGGGCTGTCCTGCGGGTTCTTCCTGCTGGCGGGCATCGAGACCTGGAAATGGGCGCAGTTCCTGGTCCAGACCAACGAGGTCTCCGAGACCCTGCAGATCGTCTACCATCCCTTCGTCTTCGCCTCCTCGGCAGGGTGCATCGCCCTCGCCTTCGTGCTGGCGGTGGACGCCCTCAAGGTCCTGACAGCGGAAAAGGCGGCGTAACCATGGATCCGATCACCGCCGGCATCGCCGGAACCCTTCTGCTCCTGGTCGCCATATTCCTCTTCCGCATCCCCGTGGCCTTCGCCATGGGCATCATCGGCTTCGGCGGCTTCGCCTACGTGCTCAACTGGAACGCGGCCACGGGCATGCTCGGCACCGAGATGTGGAGCGTCTTCTCCAACTACGGGCTGACCGTCATCCCGCTGTTCATCCTCATGGGGCAGATCTGCTTCTACTCCGGGGTCAACGAGCGGCTCTACAAGTCCGCCTACGCCTGGATGGGCCAGATCCGGGGCGGCATCGCCATGACCACGGTCCTGGCCTGCGCCGGGTTCGCGGCCATCTGCGGCTCCAACTCGGCCACGGCCGCGACCATGTCCACCGTGGCCCTGCCGGAGATGAAGAAATTCAAGTACAGCCCCATCCTGTCCACCGGCTCGGTGGCCGCGGGCGCGACGCTCGGCGTGGTCATCCCGCCTGTCCACCGGCTCGGTGGCCGCGGGCGCGACGCTCGGCGTGGTCATCCCGCCCTCGGTGGTGCTGATCATCATCGGGCTGCAGACCAGCCAGTCCATCGCCAGCCTGTTCGTGGGCGGCATGCTCCCCGGCATCCTGCTGACCACGCTCTTCCTCGGCACCATCTGGTACCTCTGCAAGAAGCACCCTGACTGGGGTCCGGCGGGACCGAAGACCACCTTTGCCGAAAAGCTGCGCTCCCTGCCCGGCTCCATCGAGATGGTCACCCTGTTCATTCTGGTCATGGGCGGCCTGTTCCTCGGCCTGTTCACGCCCACCGAAGCGGGTGCGGCGGGCGCGGCCCTGGCCCTGCTCATCGCCACCCTGTCCGGCAAGATGACCTTCGAAAAGTTCAGGCTGGCGGTCAGCGATTCCCTGAAAATCTCCTGCATGATCATGGTCATCATGCTCGGCGCGGTCATCTTCGGCCGGTTCCTGGCCATCACCCGGCTGCCCTTCGAGGCCGCGGGCTGGGTGGCCGGGCTGCCCATCCCGCCGGTGGTCATCATCATGGTCATCTGCCTGATCTACGTCATCGGCGGCATGGTTATGGACGCCCTGGCCCTGCTCCTGGTGACCATCCCCATCTTCTTCCCGGTGGTCACGGCCATGGGGTACGATCCGCTGTGGTTCGGCGTGCTCATCACCGTGGTCACCACGCTGGGGGCGATCACCCCGCCCGTGGGGGTGAACACCTTCATCGTGGCCTCCATGGCCCCGGAAGTATCCATGACGGACGTGTTCAGGGGGGTCATGTATTTTGTGGCCGCCTATGTGGTTTGCGTGGCGATTTTGTTGATGTTCCCCGGATTGGTGACGTTTTTGCCGGGGTTGATGTCGTAGGGGGGGCCGGGGTGCGCCCCGGGTGCGCTTTTTGATTGGTTCTTTGAGATTGTGGATTGAGATTCGGGGCCGACACGGGGGACTGTGTCGGCCCTTTTTTGTTTTTTGAGATGAGGCGGGAAGAGAAGAGAAGAGCGGAGAAGAGAAGAGAGCCGTCGCCCCTTCGCGGTCGGCTTCTAGGCGTCCGGAACAGGGCTCGCTCCCTGCTGCTTGACGAGAAGAAGGGCGAAGGAAGAGGGCCTTCGAACGGGATTGCCGGGTATGAAAGCCGTTGTTTGAGGCTGCGCCTCAAAAACACTCCAGAAGAGGGCCTTCGGACGAGACTTCGGGGGAGGAGAGCCACTGTTTGAGGCTGCGCCTCAAAGGCGTTCCAAAAAAACAAATCGATTGCGACCCTGCCTCGCGAAGGCGGCGACAATGAGTTTGGGAGTGGAGATGGGGGGGCCAACGTTGCACTCAGTGCATCTGCCCGGCAGGGCAGGCTTCTTGCATTTCCTTGCACGGGGCGCGGGAGGCTTGTATAGAGAATAAATGTCCGCTTCTCTTGGCAAAAGAATACTCTGGTGGTCCTTCATGGTCCTGCCGTGGCTGCTGGCGCTGGTTTTGGGCGCTGGGTGGTGGCTGACGGTCTGGACACCGGGGTATCTGGAGCGGTTGGTGCCGGAGCTGGCGGGGGACATGGGGTTGGAGCTCAAGGAATTTCGGGTTCGGGACGCCGGGTTGTTTTCGGCGGACATCGGGCCGGTGCGGTTGGGGGACGGCGCGGGGGCGTTGACCCTGGCCAACGTGCACGTGACCTACACCCCGGCCTCGCTCAAGGCGGGAAGGGTGAACTCCGTGCGGCTCGACGGGCTGCGCTTCGCCTGTTCCTATGAGGGCGGCGAGTTCAGGCTGCCGGTGCTGGACCTGCTGCCATCTTCCGAAAACGACGGCGCGGGCGCGGTCAAGTCGATTCCCCCGCTGCCCTTCGACCGGGTGGTGATCCGCGATTCCGTGCTGGACTGCACGGTGGAGGGGCGCGCCGTTTCCATCCCCTTCGACGCCGAGGTGACTCCCGGCGAATCCATCGAATTCAGCGGCGAAGTCCGCCCGCGCGACCAGCGGCTGCGGTTGGACGGCGTGGTCGGCCCGACCCTGGACGACCTGTCCCTGAAGGTGGCGGGCGACGCGGTGCGGCTGGGCGCGTTCGACGACCTGCTGCCCGTTCCCCTGGCCGGGAGCGCGGACCTGGCCGCCGAGGGCCGAGTGAATCTGTCCGAC encodes:
- a CDS encoding tyrosine-type recombinase/integrase yields the protein MGVSDPCLDEIKEKGHQLALMSLFFSGGAEGTRTLGLRKRQRKTCRYHGIRHLAAMELFHAGHPVSLIQRILRHKNPNTTARYLHELGLDNALEQIDGTF
- a CDS encoding tetratricopeptide repeat protein; the encoded protein is MSWKDILTQAVKDVIEINRKVWEEEIKPSLQFQSAMKAMIEQDYVSAFNLHIQVVKNNPIAMYHVGCMLFTGRGVAKDYMLGFETIKAASACIPQALISIAQIYSIGYPGIPPNKKSALKWFTISTVVDQEFSALRRDKIEHELTDDEILDAQKEAKEWIETHPEWNTWIEGKAYEAIMQQQIKQSFAD
- a CDS encoding RsmB/NOP family class I SAM-dependent RNA methyltransferase, giving the protein MTYIGRTFRLVCDERAVPVVEGLLRAQGFEFGPEPFYAFARKLIHEPFPLGESLAARFGLIYIQDRSSMLPPLALAPEEGSAVLDMCSAPGSKTSLLSRLVGPQGFVFASEPSADRLATLRANLRRTGSVNTATAKAMAQDLPFDDGAWERIQLDPPCSGWGTVDKNPKVMEVWSGSKTAPLVALQKTLLARAADMLAPGGVVLYSTCTTNIEENEDQVAWAMETLDLDLEPLAEPEGFVFAPPLKDGMDGILRVADDSEGQGFFLARFVKRGGGSATAVRGAQKRDLPGTRLNLSKMVGGDGLDLSGLPPGEVYDFGGKAFFLYERALDLIPGAVRWQGFPLGKVAGRAERAKFTPGPLARVLLPGDPSRATCDVFDADDTAVLERLLAGQSVPFRSGKGPVGLYYRGLPVGWLARKGSRLLWSAK
- a CDS encoding FG-GAP repeat domain-containing protein, with the protein product MHKRPVTTALLVFATILLLAAPALAQGAKTFAVLPFEYNGPQKYEYFAKAIQASLSSDLEWIGRVEPTLKNLDSVPMPKDKSSALNALRGLGVDYLTYGDIAVLDRTAHIRLDTVSADGNSWTKKGEVGLDEITSWLDSQSKIIQGDVFNRPGYGTSENAQVADNKAETAAPSASPFIMAGSEQQYQTQSLNPQFRYEGGTETTGRWRSQTLPFYSYNMFIADGDADGRNEVFILQESAISAFRFKEGKLQHLNTFELPANVMSVRLEVADLNRDGLPEFIVGAYQFQDQGGVRAPRGFPRSSILSFEGGKFKYVVKKADYFLGVLRIPPTYMPILVGQKKGQRDLFDKHVYEAFIKGDEIETGQTIPVPAFGNVYNLTYLPDGMGYNCVVINNSHKLITYSQTFERLYESDETYNSSGVVIETADKMVGMGGGPTEEHGITYNIPFRTITAPLTSDKRYELLVNRDLSATAQVFKNYKYYTQGEIHSLVYDQVGLNLAWKTRRIKGQVADIALADLNNDGNKQLCVLVNTFTGYGYGNRKTVVLAYDLNLE
- a CDS encoding TRAP transporter substrate-binding protein, which codes for MRKLLTLLAAAMALTGLLAATALAGTMVTYANFPPAKTFPCVQMERWKVEVEKRTNGELTVQTFPGSTLLGPKNMLRGVQTGQADIGCISTAYYPGVFPFMDVVNLPVAFTTTEAASLTMWDLYLKYQPAELKDVKVLTLFTSAPSQIMSKEPVKALDDLSGMPLRASGTILQILSGLGAHGVGMPMSQTPEALQKGVVKGLVSSFDVLKDFNFAESCRYETITNLPVYPFAVIMNKAKWDSLPDDVKKVLDDLGREQSQWTGQYLDNHIKESLQWSKDQYQVEVFELTGAEHDKIKELGTPLVDEWKVAAAKAGIDAETVLADMLALKAKYEAK
- a CDS encoding TRAP transporter small permease; this translates as MAAFSLGFAQRRKAHIAVGILLARFPSWFRRLADTATNGLSCGFFLLAGIETWKWAQFLVQTNEVSETLQIVYHPFVFASSAGCIALAFVLAVDALKVLTAEKAA